One Mesorhizobium sp. L-2-11 genomic region harbors:
- a CDS encoding HrpF/NolX family T3SS translocon protein has protein sequence MSVNNNTSNVFRSQDILQYSSLNLTSSLEKAQQNASSFEAMLSLHLHEDDASPFPSMKELCRNTSESLLPDVASSLEELRKNPLDLLPPSMRAAIEATDQGPQPAVALPPIAQAPIKSERITWNGGSLSQAELQIVAVLNRHKDLCPLSWQSLTDKANDPSTPPDLKAAIEGLQQDPELFYAIGSQGDGRCGGKITAKDLSEFSRHHSQVAAFQGQQAQSYAQNYIPSDSTGSAQPSVMTLNDAMRELYRYSENLPKNLSLTYFKQIVDGDAKTGKCPPQVIAAAQYFVSHPNEWKRLYGGSIDKVHKEDFLQVASSSMSLTQTELNTLKTINSNQQKFFGSGVLTRDKLASMAQDKSLDPRVKQAASQLLSDHLLFGLLNNSITGYKTHNSFFDFGGGHTVDSGNISNKDFGHFYNGMSSANRAVQQPKTHAPETAAEQDAVSDMMTGRADQPDTKSAKKNGGAFIHTVDDVLKVYSTVADWAATAVGLLSFIPVVGQVADAVSMTLAFEAQAANLVRTAITGGNMKQALLDAGINIGAQALSLVAGPEVKLAIRNGLVKTALEEAAAAGIDLPISMAKSYAEDYLSNLQACLPADTMQAAGLLSPMVPILQKVA, from the coding sequence ATGTCCGTCAATAATAATACAAGCAACGTTTTCCGTAGCCAGGATATTCTCCAGTACAGCAGCCTGAATCTGACATCTTCGTTGGAAAAGGCGCAGCAAAACGCATCGTCATTCGAGGCGATGCTCTCCCTTCACCTGCACGAAGACGACGCCAGCCCCTTCCCGTCGATGAAGGAATTGTGCCGGAACACATCGGAGTCGCTGTTGCCCGATGTCGCATCCTCGTTGGAAGAATTGCGCAAGAACCCATTGGATCTGCTGCCGCCAAGCATGAGGGCAGCCATCGAAGCAACGGATCAAGGCCCGCAGCCTGCGGTCGCCCTCCCTCCCATTGCGCAAGCGCCTATAAAAAGCGAGAGAATTACGTGGAACGGCGGCTCACTGTCCCAAGCCGAGTTGCAGATTGTCGCAGTGCTGAACCGTCACAAGGACCTATGCCCGCTTAGTTGGCAATCGCTGACGGATAAAGCCAATGATCCCTCTACGCCACCGGATCTGAAAGCGGCGATTGAGGGATTGCAGCAGGATCCAGAGCTTTTTTATGCGATCGGCTCGCAGGGCGATGGCCGCTGTGGCGGTAAGATCACGGCCAAGGATTTGTCCGAGTTCTCTCGCCATCACTCACAAGTTGCCGCATTTCAGGGCCAGCAGGCGCAAAGCTACGCGCAGAACTACATCCCATCCGATAGTACTGGAAGTGCGCAGCCGTCGGTTATGACCTTGAACGATGCGATGCGCGAGCTTTACCGGTACTCCGAAAACCTGCCCAAGAACCTGAGTCTGACTTATTTCAAGCAGATCGTCGACGGCGACGCGAAAACTGGCAAATGTCCGCCACAGGTCATTGCGGCGGCTCAGTACTTTGTCAGTCACCCGAATGAATGGAAGCGGTTGTACGGTGGCTCGATAGACAAAGTCCATAAAGAGGATTTTCTCCAAGTCGCTTCATCTTCGATGAGCCTCACGCAAACCGAGCTGAATACCCTTAAGACGATCAACAGCAACCAGCAAAAATTCTTTGGGAGCGGTGTCCTGACTCGTGACAAGCTCGCAAGCATGGCGCAAGACAAGAGCCTAGATCCGAGAGTAAAGCAGGCGGCATCGCAGCTGTTATCGGATCATCTGCTCTTCGGTCTTCTAAACAATTCGATTACGGGCTACAAGACCCACAATTCGTTCTTCGATTTCGGCGGCGGACACACGGTTGATTCCGGCAATATCAGCAACAAAGATTTTGGCCACTTCTACAACGGCATGTCGTCTGCAAACCGAGCCGTTCAGCAGCCAAAGACCCATGCGCCCGAAACTGCTGCGGAACAGGACGCCGTCTCGGACATGATGACGGGCCGGGCGGACCAGCCTGATACCAAGTCGGCCAAAAAGAACGGCGGGGCCTTCATCCACACAGTCGACGACGTGCTCAAGGTGTACTCGACAGTGGCTGATTGGGCTGCGACGGCGGTGGGTCTGTTGAGCTTCATTCCGGTCGTGGGCCAAGTGGCCGATGCCGTGTCGATGACGCTCGCGTTCGAGGCGCAAGCGGCAAATCTTGTCCGCACAGCCATTACCGGAGGCAATATGAAGCAGGCGCTGCTAGACGCTGGCATCAATATCGGAGCGCAGGCGCTCAGCCTTGTCGCGGGTCCCGAGGTCAAGCTTGCGATTCGCAACGGGCTGGTGAAGACGGCGTTGGAAGAGGCCGCCGCGGCCGGGATCGATCTGCCGATTTCCATGGCGAAAAGCTATGCAGAAGACTATTTGTCCAACCTGCAAGCATGCCTTCCGGCCGACACTATGCAAGCGGCCGGCCTCCTCAGCCCGATGGTGCCAATACTCCAGAAAGTGGCCTGA
- the sctJ gene encoding type III secretion system inner membrane ring lipoprotein SctJ codes for MIGLAQEIMPGTCGRRSLRLIVLPLLVALGGCKVDLYTQLQEREANEMLALLMDNGVHAVRVAAKDGTSTVQVDEKLLAYSIDLLNGKGLPRQSFKNLGEIFQGSGLIASPTEERARYVYALSEELSRTISDIDGVFSVRVHVVLPHNDLLRAGATPSSASVFIRHDAKADLSVLLPKIKMLVADSIEGLSYDKVEVVLVSVERSAPEQRSVPATVLAQASRPVPAPLLASLTGIAAAVFAVACYLLVTGLSRRRKQSAGEVPKLERRSGVSALDAIRKKTPAIAPQ; via the coding sequence ATGATTGGCTTAGCCCAGGAAATCATGCCTGGCACGTGCGGTCGGAGGTCACTTCGCCTTATCGTGCTGCCACTCCTCGTGGCCCTCGGCGGTTGCAAGGTGGATCTCTACACGCAACTGCAGGAGCGCGAGGCGAATGAAATGCTCGCCCTTCTGATGGACAACGGAGTTCATGCGGTTCGGGTCGCTGCCAAGGATGGGACTAGCACGGTCCAGGTTGACGAAAAGCTGCTCGCTTACTCAATCGACCTCCTGAATGGCAAGGGATTGCCGCGCCAGTCATTCAAGAACCTCGGAGAGATTTTCCAAGGATCAGGCCTCATTGCCTCGCCGACCGAGGAACGTGCCCGTTATGTTTATGCGCTCAGCGAAGAGTTGTCCCGCACGATCAGCGATATCGATGGCGTATTCTCTGTACGTGTCCACGTAGTTCTGCCGCATAACGACCTTTTGCGAGCAGGCGCCACGCCATCCTCGGCTTCGGTCTTTATCAGGCACGACGCCAAAGCAGATCTCTCGGTTCTGCTGCCGAAGATAAAGATGCTCGTGGCCGACAGCATCGAAGGGTTGTCCTACGACAAGGTCGAAGTGGTTTTGGTGTCGGTGGAGCGTTCCGCGCCTGAGCAACGGTCCGTGCCGGCGACTGTTTTGGCCCAAGCGTCCAGGCCCGTTCCAGCGCCACTTTTGGCCAGCTTAACCGGTATTGCCGCAGCTGTGTTCGCAGTGGCGTGCTATCTCTTAGTCACCGGTCTTAGCCGCCGGCGCAAGCAGTCAGCGGGCGAAGTTCCCAAGCTCGAGCGGCGGTCGGGTGTTTCCGCACTCGATGCCATTCGCAAAAAGACACCGGCGATAGCGCCTCAGTGA
- a CDS encoding nodulation protein NolB: MMIPITSITATLTDCLARAGSPSFSEQAQFERALAHAADSLKNDAASAPSRVPVPPAMALQRAATQMSPLGDRVLQTISAMYPDRAVNSAALDQQVGLFKGALPRPQKLPAEGDAGTGTSGVPQGRHDFETMIAGLRDMYNGVTQVALVSKGVSGITSSVNKLLKEG, encoded by the coding sequence ATGATGATCCCTATCACGTCGATCACTGCCACTTTAACGGACTGTCTGGCCAGGGCCGGGTCACCGTCGTTCAGCGAGCAAGCCCAGTTTGAGCGCGCTTTGGCGCACGCGGCCGACTCGCTGAAAAACGATGCCGCATCGGCGCCATCGAGGGTGCCAGTTCCTCCGGCGATGGCTCTTCAACGCGCGGCTACGCAGATGAGTCCCTTGGGGGACCGCGTGTTGCAGACGATTTCTGCGATGTACCCAGACCGTGCTGTTAATTCGGCTGCGCTCGACCAGCAGGTAGGCCTTTTCAAGGGCGCTCTACCTAGGCCGCAGAAGCTTCCTGCCGAAGGTGATGCGGGAACCGGAACGTCAGGCGTTCCGCAAGGACGGCATGATTTCGAAACAATGATTGCTGGTCTGCGGGATATGTACAATGGCGTCACTCAGGTTGCGCTTGTTTCCAAAGGTGTCAGCGGCATCACCTCATCTGTAAATAAACTTCTAAAGGAAGGCTGA
- the sctL gene encoding type III secretion system stator protein SctL → MTADISVAPAAPQMRPLGPLIPASELEIWDNAAKACAAAERHQQHVRSWARAAYQRELARGHTEGLNAGAEEMAALISQAVAEVARRKAVLEQQLPQLVLEILSELLGAFDPGELLVMAVRHAIERQYSGAEVCLHVYPTQVDMLAREFAGWDGQDGRPRVRIKPDPTLSPRRCVLWSEYGNVDLGLDAQMRALRLGFGSLSEKGEL, encoded by the coding sequence ATGACAGCCGATATTTCCGTGGCGCCGGCAGCGCCGCAGATGCGCCCATTGGGGCCACTGATACCGGCGAGCGAGCTCGAAATCTGGGATAATGCCGCAAAAGCGTGTGCCGCCGCAGAACGGCATCAGCAGCACGTACGCAGTTGGGCACGCGCGGCGTATCAGCGTGAGTTGGCGCGCGGCCATACCGAGGGCCTGAATGCAGGCGCGGAGGAAATGGCGGCGCTGATTTCGCAGGCGGTTGCCGAAGTCGCACGACGAAAGGCGGTTCTGGAGCAGCAATTGCCGCAGCTCGTGCTTGAGATACTAAGCGAGCTTCTAGGAGCGTTCGATCCGGGCGAACTGTTGGTCATGGCTGTTCGCCACGCCATTGAGCGCCAATACAGCGGCGCGGAAGTCTGCCTCCATGTGTATCCGACGCAAGTGGACATGCTTGCGCGAGAGTTTGCGGGATGGGACGGCCAGGATGGTCGGCCAAGGGTTCGGATCAAACCGGATCCGACGTTATCGCCGCGACGCTGCGTGCTGTGGAGCGAGTACGGCAATGTCGATCTGGGGCTTGATGCGCAGATGCGCGCGTTGCGTCTCGGCTTCGGGTCGCTTTCTGAAAAAGGCGAACTGTGA